One window of the Methanorbis furvi genome contains the following:
- a CDS encoding transposase: protein MKEKLHREQMREANQIAREKQAQEEKAKHTNPSREHVRRDWARYNEAEVREHQHVIKVLLPELCKVGAERMGDSSIDAEYIPQKTGRGRPKLKNEDILYCAILKVYSNRASRYSAGLMEMVENMSIINRAPHFNAISKFLNREDVTVHLRDMLRLSALPLSPLETKFAIDSSGFRTTAYNSWMPEKHRVKVKNVWLKAHIASGVLTNIITDAKITDGNASDVLEFRELLGNTMEIFDAAEVYADKGYIARYNLQFAEDRDIAAFIPFRKSDRSLARGSPAWYHAHQRFTENPEEFYSHYHLRSNVETTFSCIKEKLGETLKSKNKCAQINELYCKLIAYNLTVVNKAMLMYEVQPDFLSVNLRVENDSNAAEV from the coding sequence ATGAAGGAAAAACTTCACCGTGAACAAATGAGGGAAGCAAACCAAATTGCACGAGAAAAACAGGCACAAGAAGAGAAGGCAAAGCATACCAATCCATCAAGAGAGCATGTGCGGCGTGATTGGGCTAGATACAATGAAGCAGAAGTCAGAGAACACCAACACGTCATCAAGGTTCTTTTACCAGAACTTTGTAAGGTTGGTGCGGAAAGAATGGGTGATTCATCCATTGATGCAGAATACATTCCACAGAAGACCGGAAGAGGAAGACCAAAACTGAAAAACGAAGACATCCTCTACTGTGCAATTCTGAAAGTGTATTCGAATCGTGCATCCAGATATTCCGCAGGTCTGATGGAGATGGTGGAAAATATGAGCATCATTAATCGTGCTCCGCACTTCAATGCCATCTCAAAATTCCTTAATAGGGAGGATGTGACGGTTCATCTGAGGGATATGTTGCGTTTGTCTGCTTTACCACTAAGCCCTCTTGAGACCAAGTTTGCAATCGATTCGTCAGGATTCAGAACGACTGCTTACAACTCATGGATGCCAGAAAAGCATCGTGTAAAGGTAAAAAATGTGTGGTTAAAGGCGCATATCGCAAGTGGTGTTCTGACCAATATCATCACCGATGCAAAAATTACTGATGGAAATGCATCAGATGTACTTGAGTTCAGAGAATTACTTGGAAATACTATGGAAATTTTTGATGCGGCTGAAGTGTATGCAGATAAGGGCTACATCGCACGCTATAATCTACAGTTTGCAGAGGATAGAGATATTGCGGCATTCATTCCATTTAGGAAAAGTGATAGAAGTCTTGCACGTGGTTCTCCGGCATGGTATCATGCCCATCAGAGGTTCACGGAAAATCCAGAGGAATTCTATTCCCACTATCATCTGAGATCAAATGTAGAAACTACATTTTCTTGTATAAAAGAGAAATTAGGGGAAACATTGAAGTCGAAAAATAAATGTGCCCAGATCAATGAGCTTTACTGTAAGCTGATTGCCTACAATCTCACTGTGGTAAACAAGGCTATGCTAATGTATGAGGTTCAACCTGATTTCTTATCGGTAAACTTGAGAGTCGAAAATGATTCAAATGCGGCTGAGGTTTGA
- a CDS encoding DUF2080 family transposase-associated protein, translating to MTNREKAEIKLSGYAMVEKMVKAGTNTSGRVYVPKSWIGRRVTVVLLDEPGDDVVDDRMRRMVYGEEDDGFRRMI from the coding sequence ATGACAAATAGAGAGAAAGCGGAAATAAAATTGAGCGGTTATGCCATGGTGGAAAAAATGGTGAAAGCTGGAACGAACACATCAGGGCGTGTTTATGTTCCTAAATCATGGATTGGGAGAAGAGTAACAGTAGTTCTACTCGATGAGCCTGGGGATGATGTGGTAGATGATCGGATGAGAAGAATGGTGTATGGGGAAGAAGATGATGGGTTTAGGAGGATGATTTAG